A genomic region of Micromonospora sp. NBRC 110009 contains the following coding sequences:
- the rsmA gene encoding 16S rRNA (adenine(1518)-N(6)/adenine(1519)-N(6))-dimethyltransferase RsmA: protein MTGLLGPAEIRELAARLGVTPTKKLGQNFVHDPNTVRRIVTTAGLAPDDVALEVGPGLGSLTLALLPVAAHVHAVELDPALAAALPETAARFAGPDAARLTVHPGDALRATAAELGEPAPTALVANLPYNVAVPVVLHLLAELPTLRHGLVMVQKEVADRLVAGPGSKVYGIPSVKLAWYARARAAGKVPPNVFWPVPNVDSGLVAFTRREPPRADVPRPAVFAVVDAAFVQRRKTLRAALAGWAGGADRAAAALTAAGVDPGARGESLTVEQFAAIAASAPTASGAAQ from the coding sequence GTGACCGGTCTCCTCGGCCCGGCGGAGATCCGGGAGCTCGCCGCGCGCCTCGGCGTGACGCCGACCAAGAAGCTCGGCCAGAACTTCGTGCACGACCCGAACACCGTGCGCCGGATCGTCACCACCGCCGGGCTGGCCCCGGACGACGTGGCTCTGGAGGTCGGGCCCGGCCTGGGCTCTCTCACCCTGGCCCTGCTCCCGGTCGCCGCGCACGTGCACGCCGTGGAACTCGACCCGGCGCTGGCCGCCGCGCTGCCGGAGACCGCCGCCCGGTTCGCCGGCCCGGACGCCGCCCGGCTCACCGTGCACCCCGGCGACGCGCTCCGGGCCACCGCCGCCGAGCTGGGCGAACCCGCCCCCACCGCGCTGGTGGCGAACCTGCCGTACAACGTCGCCGTGCCGGTGGTGCTGCACCTCCTCGCCGAGCTGCCCACCCTGCGGCACGGCCTGGTGATGGTGCAGAAGGAGGTCGCCGACCGGCTCGTCGCCGGTCCCGGCTCCAAGGTGTACGGCATCCCGTCGGTCAAGCTCGCCTGGTACGCCCGCGCCCGGGCCGCCGGCAAGGTGCCGCCGAACGTCTTCTGGCCGGTGCCGAACGTCGACTCCGGGCTGGTCGCCTTCACCCGGCGCGAGCCGCCCCGCGCCGACGTACCCCGGCCGGCCGTCTTCGCGGTGGTCGACGCGGCGTTCGTGCAGCGCCGCAAGACCCTGCGGGCCGCCCTGGCCGGCTGGGCCGGCGGCGCCGACCGGGCCGCCGCGGCACTCACCGCCGCCGGCGTCGACCCCGGCGCGCGCGGGGAGTC
- a CDS encoding TatD family hydrolase, giving the protein MLAAMTEQTETRKQRAARRAGEFPPAPEALPVPVLDSHTHLDITVSEAGVPGGGPADDPVAAAVAVAAGVGVDRLVQVGVDVESSRWSADVAERYGAVLATVALHPNEAPRLTDLDEALREIETLAARDRVRGIGETGMDFFRTGDEGRAAQEESFRAHVAIAKRYGRALVIHDRDAHADVLRILDDEGAPDTVVLHCFSGDADFARECVRRGYLLSFAGTVTFGSAGALREAALVTPIDQLLVETDAPYLTPMPHRGRPNASYLIPLTVRFLAETTGTELDELCAAISATGNRAFGPW; this is encoded by the coding sequence ATGCTGGCCGCGATGACCGAGCAGACCGAAACCCGCAAGCAGCGGGCCGCCCGCCGGGCCGGCGAGTTCCCACCCGCCCCGGAGGCGCTGCCCGTCCCCGTGCTGGACAGCCACACCCACCTGGACATCACCGTCAGCGAGGCCGGCGTACCCGGCGGCGGCCCCGCCGACGACCCGGTGGCCGCGGCCGTCGCGGTGGCCGCCGGCGTCGGCGTGGACCGGCTGGTCCAGGTCGGCGTCGACGTCGAGTCGTCCCGCTGGAGCGCCGACGTCGCCGAACGCTACGGCGCGGTGCTCGCCACCGTGGCGCTGCACCCCAACGAGGCACCCCGCCTGACCGACCTGGACGAGGCGCTGCGCGAGATCGAAACCCTCGCCGCCCGCGACCGGGTACGTGGCATCGGCGAGACCGGGATGGACTTCTTCCGGACCGGGGACGAGGGCCGGGCCGCGCAGGAGGAGAGCTTCCGGGCGCACGTCGCCATCGCCAAGCGGTACGGCAGGGCCCTGGTCATCCACGACCGGGACGCGCACGCCGACGTGCTGCGGATCCTCGACGACGAGGGCGCCCCGGACACGGTGGTGCTGCACTGCTTCTCCGGGGACGCCGACTTCGCCCGCGAGTGCGTCCGCCGCGGCTACCTGCTCAGCTTCGCCGGCACGGTCACCTTCGGCAGCGCCGGGGCGCTGCGCGAGGCCGCCCTGGTCACCCCGATCGACCAGTTGCTGGTGGAGACCGACGCCCCGTACCTGACCCCGATGCCGCACCGGGGCCGGCCGAACGCGTCGTACCTGATCCCGCTGACGGTCCGCTTCCTGGCCGAGACCACCGGGACGGAGCTCGACGAGTTGTGCGCGGCGATCTCCGCGACCGGCAACCGCGCCTTCGGCCCGTGGTGA
- a CDS encoding alpha/beta fold hydrolase — MPFITVGTENSAPIDLYYEDHGSGQPIVLIHGFPFNGATWEKMSVPLLNAGYRVITYDRRGFGNSAQPTFGYDYNTFAADLDVLMTELDLRNTILVGHSMGTGEVTRYLGAYGSDRVDRAVLMAPLAPFLLKTQDNPEGVDKSLFDGFQQAIIQDRFAYLTQFCEAFFNYSENKGKWVSEEAHRAHWEIGARASAKGTHDCVDSWLTDFRGDLPNINVPVLIIQGDKDNVLPYPKTGQRLQNMLSDVRMVTLKGAPHGIPWTHPTEVNQALMQFIGAPSMARA; from the coding sequence ATGCCCTTCATCACCGTCGGCACGGAGAACTCCGCGCCCATCGACCTGTACTACGAGGACCACGGCTCGGGGCAGCCGATCGTGCTGATCCACGGGTTCCCGTTCAACGGTGCGACGTGGGAGAAGATGTCCGTCCCCCTGCTCAACGCCGGGTATCGGGTGATCACGTACGACCGGCGGGGATTCGGCAACTCCGCCCAACCCACGTTCGGCTACGACTACAACACCTTCGCGGCCGACCTCGACGTGCTGATGACCGAGTTGGACCTGCGCAACACGATCCTGGTGGGCCACTCGATGGGCACCGGCGAGGTCACCCGCTATCTGGGTGCGTACGGCTCGGATCGGGTGGACCGGGCGGTGCTGATGGCCCCGCTCGCGCCGTTCCTGTTGAAGACGCAGGACAATCCCGAAGGTGTCGACAAGAGCCTGTTCGACGGGTTCCAGCAGGCCATCATCCAGGACCGGTTCGCCTATCTGACCCAGTTCTGCGAGGCGTTCTTCAACTACAGCGAGAACAAGGGCAAGTGGGTGAGCGAGGAGGCGCACCGGGCGCACTGGGAGATCGGCGCGCGGGCGTCGGCCAAGGGCACCCATGACTGCGTCGACTCCTGGCTGACGGACTTCCGCGGCGACCTGCCGAACATCAACGTGCCGGTGCTGATCATCCAGGGCGACAAGGACAACGTGCTGCCGTACCCGAAGACGGGTCAGCGGTTGCAGAACATGCTGTCCGACGTCCGGATGGTCACCTTGAAGGGGGCGCCGCACGGCATCCCGTGGACCCACCCGACCGAGGTCAACCAGGCACTCATGCAGTTCATCGGCGCGCCCTCGATGGCCCGCGCCTGA
- the metG gene encoding methionine--tRNA ligase, translating to MSHVLAAVAWPYANGPRHIGHVSGFGVPSDVFARYMRMAGHDVLMVSGTDEHGTPIQVQADAEGVTPRELADRYNRVIAEDLRALGLSYDLFTRTTTRNHYAVVQELFQGLYRNGYIVPKVTTGAISPSTGRTLPDRYIEGTCPICGYDSARGDQCDNCGNQLDPIDLIDPRSKINGETPEFVETEHFFLDLPALADALRQWLDTREGWRPNVLRFSRNLLDDLQPRAITRDLEWGVPIPLDGWRDRPDKRIYVWFDAVIGYLSASIEWARRTGDPDAWRRWWSADGEGKDARGYYFMGKDNIVFHSVIWPALLGGYSGEGSRDGEPGELGRLNLPTEVVSSEYLTMEGRKFSSSRKVVIYVRDFLERYDADALRYFIAVAGPESNDTDFTWAEFLRRNNDELVAGWGNLVNRSISMAAKNFGAIPPVDPAGLTEADQALLDTARAGFTTVGDLIARHRQKQAIGEAMRVVAEANKYLSEQAPWKLKGEDDKPRMGTILHVALQVVSDANTLLTPFLPHSAQKIHELLGGTGVHAPMPVIEEVEDLDGGPAYPVLTGDYTIGARWESVPIETGRPLAAPKPVFRKLDPSIVDEELARLTG from the coding sequence ATGAGTCACGTTCTCGCCGCGGTCGCCTGGCCCTACGCCAACGGCCCGCGCCACATCGGCCACGTATCCGGATTCGGCGTTCCCTCCGACGTCTTCGCCCGGTACATGCGGATGGCCGGTCACGACGTGCTCATGGTCTCCGGCACCGACGAACACGGCACCCCGATCCAGGTGCAGGCCGACGCCGAGGGGGTCACCCCGCGCGAGCTGGCCGACCGGTACAACCGGGTGATCGCCGAGGACCTGCGGGCGCTGGGGCTGTCGTACGACCTGTTCACCCGGACCACCACCCGCAACCACTACGCGGTGGTGCAGGAGCTGTTCCAGGGGCTCTACCGCAACGGCTACATCGTCCCCAAGGTCACCACCGGGGCGATCTCCCCGTCCACCGGGCGGACCCTGCCCGACCGCTACATCGAGGGCACCTGCCCGATCTGCGGCTACGACAGCGCCCGCGGCGACCAGTGCGACAACTGCGGCAACCAGCTCGACCCGATCGACCTGATCGACCCCCGCTCGAAGATCAACGGCGAGACGCCGGAGTTCGTCGAGACCGAGCACTTCTTTCTGGACCTGCCCGCCCTGGCCGACGCGCTGCGGCAGTGGCTGGACACCCGGGAGGGCTGGCGCCCCAACGTGCTGCGGTTCTCCCGCAACCTGCTCGACGACCTCCAACCCCGGGCCATCACCCGGGACCTGGAGTGGGGCGTGCCGATCCCGCTCGACGGCTGGCGTGACCGGCCCGACAAGCGGATCTACGTCTGGTTCGACGCGGTCATCGGCTACCTGTCCGCCTCCATCGAGTGGGCCCGCCGCACCGGCGACCCCGACGCGTGGCGCCGGTGGTGGTCCGCCGACGGCGAGGGCAAGGACGCCCGCGGCTACTACTTCATGGGCAAGGACAACATCGTCTTCCACTCGGTGATCTGGCCGGCGCTGCTCGGCGGCTACTCCGGGGAGGGCTCCCGCGACGGGGAGCCGGGCGAGCTGGGCCGGCTCAACCTGCCCACCGAGGTGGTCTCCAGCGAATACCTGACCATGGAGGGGCGCAAGTTCTCCTCGTCCCGCAAGGTGGTCATCTACGTCCGGGACTTCCTCGAGCGGTACGACGCCGACGCGCTGCGCTACTTCATCGCGGTCGCCGGGCCGGAGAGCAACGACACCGACTTCACCTGGGCGGAGTTCCTCCGGCGCAACAACGACGAGCTGGTCGCCGGCTGGGGCAACCTGGTCAACCGGTCCATCTCGATGGCGGCGAAGAACTTCGGCGCGATCCCCCCGGTCGACCCGGCCGGGCTCACCGAGGCCGACCAGGCGCTGCTCGACACCGCCCGGGCCGGCTTCACCACCGTCGGCGACCTGATCGCCCGGCACCGGCAGAAGCAGGCCATCGGCGAGGCCATGCGGGTCGTCGCGGAGGCCAACAAGTACCTCTCCGAGCAGGCCCCGTGGAAGCTCAAGGGCGAGGACGACAAGCCCCGGATGGGCACCATCCTGCACGTCGCCCTCCAGGTGGTCAGCGACGCCAACACGCTGCTCACCCCGTTCCTGCCGCACTCCGCGCAGAAGATCCACGAGCTGCTCGGCGGCACCGGCGTGCACGCCCCGATGCCGGTGATCGAGGAGGTCGAGGACCTCGACGGCGGGCCGGCGTACCCGGTGCTGACCGGTGACTACACGATCGGCGCGCGCTGGGAGTCCGTACCGATCGAGACCGGCCGGCCGCTCGCGGCGCCCAAGCCGGTGTTCCGCAAGCTCGACCCGTCCATCGTCGACGAGGAGCTGGCCCGGCTGACCGGCTGA
- the rsmI gene encoding 16S rRNA (cytidine(1402)-2'-O)-methyltransferase, with amino-acid sequence MSEVGRLVLLGAPLGNPADASTRFREVLASADVVAAEDTRRLTRLARDLDVTVPGRIVSYFEGNEERRTPELVEVLAAGYTVAVVTDGGMPSVSDPGYRLVRAAIDAGVPVTAAPGPSAVTTALALSGLPCDRFCFEGFLPRTPGARRSRLRALAAEERTLVFFEAPHRITGALADLAAEFGPDRPAALCRELTKTYEEVVRRPLGELAGWAAESEPRGEITLVVAGAPPAAATRPDDDTLRAAVAEREAAGLSRRDAITEVATEYGLRRRDVYTVVHS; translated from the coding sequence ATGTCCGAGGTTGGCCGGTTGGTGCTGCTCGGCGCGCCGCTGGGCAACCCGGCCGACGCCTCGACCCGGTTCCGGGAGGTGCTCGCCAGCGCCGACGTGGTCGCCGCCGAGGACACCCGGCGGCTCACCCGGCTGGCCCGCGACCTGGACGTCACCGTGCCCGGCCGGATCGTCTCCTACTTCGAGGGGAACGAGGAGCGGCGTACCCCCGAGCTGGTCGAGGTGCTGGCCGCCGGCTACACCGTCGCCGTGGTCACCGACGGGGGTATGCCCAGCGTCTCCGATCCCGGCTACCGGCTGGTCCGGGCCGCCATCGACGCCGGCGTCCCGGTCACCGCGGCCCCCGGCCCGAGCGCGGTGACCACCGCGCTGGCCCTCTCCGGGCTGCCCTGCGACCGGTTCTGCTTCGAAGGTTTCCTGCCCCGCACGCCCGGCGCCCGCCGGTCCCGGCTGCGTGCCCTCGCCGCCGAGGAACGCACGCTGGTCTTCTTCGAGGCGCCGCACCGGATCACCGGCGCGCTGGCCGACCTGGCCGCCGAATTCGGCCCGGACCGGCCCGCCGCGCTCTGCCGGGAGCTGACCAAGACGTACGAGGAGGTGGTCCGCCGGCCGCTGGGCGAGCTGGCCGGCTGGGCCGCCGAGAGCGAGCCCCGGGGCGAGATCACCCTGGTCGTGGCGGGCGCCCCGCCGGCCGCCGCGACCCGGCCGGACGACGACACGCTACGCGCCGCGGTGGCCGAGCGGGAGGCGGCCGGGCTGTCCCGGCGCGACGCCATCACCGAGGTCGCCACCGAGTACGGACTGCGCCGCCGCGACGTCTACACGGTCGTGCACAGCTGA
- a CDS encoding dolichyl-phosphate-mannose--protein mannosyltransferase: protein MTSASTAQSAIAGRAGSDRATAGEPTGDRATTSGAGNVPAIVRRRLATVDARLDGHAWLATAVVVVIAAILRFVGLSSPKGKIFDETYYAKDAYGLIDRGVEWNYKDNGPSYVVHPPLGKWLIGLGEWAFGYQDPETNISVPGHLMTTAPEFGWRFAAAVAGTLSVLMLVRIGRRMFRSTTLGCAAGLLLALDGFHLVLSRAALLDIFLLLFVLAAFGALVLDRDARRRRWARALDAGLDPSARGRAGRPPSTWRDWPWWRLAAGVLLGCACAVKWSGLYFVPAFALLVIFWEVGVRRSAGVRHPWRDALLDELPWLLLAGVLMVGTYLATWSGWLLSDDGYYRLASRYPNTPGLSDAPVIGPLINLWEYHRAAYGFHAQLDDPHKYQSWPWQWLLLGRPVAFYWAGDGNCGAPQCASEVLLLGTPLLWWSFLPALAATAWLGLARRDWRAGAILLTVAAGLLPWFWFALDGRTMFSFYLAPALPFLVLAVVYVLGAIISPAPAPGTAAPPRSGEELSDRRLVGGIVAGAYVLLVALCFGYFYPIFVGQLMTYADWSARMWLDGRWI, encoded by the coding sequence GTGACGAGTGCGTCGACAGCACAGAGCGCGATCGCGGGTCGGGCCGGCTCGGACCGGGCGACCGCCGGCGAGCCCACCGGCGACCGGGCCACGACGAGTGGTGCGGGCAACGTCCCGGCCATCGTCCGCCGACGACTCGCCACCGTCGACGCCCGCCTGGACGGGCACGCCTGGCTGGCCACCGCGGTCGTCGTGGTGATCGCGGCGATCCTGCGCTTCGTCGGGCTGAGCAGCCCCAAGGGCAAGATCTTCGACGAGACCTACTACGCCAAGGACGCGTACGGGCTCATCGACCGGGGCGTCGAGTGGAACTACAAGGACAACGGCCCGTCGTACGTGGTGCACCCGCCGCTGGGCAAGTGGCTCATCGGGCTCGGCGAGTGGGCCTTCGGCTACCAGGACCCGGAGACGAACATCTCGGTGCCGGGGCACCTGATGACCACCGCCCCGGAGTTCGGCTGGCGGTTCGCGGCGGCCGTCGCCGGCACCCTGTCGGTGCTGATGCTGGTCCGGATCGGCCGGCGGATGTTCCGCTCCACCACGCTGGGCTGCGCGGCCGGGCTGCTGCTCGCCCTGGACGGCTTCCACCTGGTGCTCTCCCGGGCCGCCCTGCTGGACATCTTCCTGCTGCTGTTCGTGCTGGCCGCGTTCGGCGCGCTGGTGCTGGACCGGGACGCCCGGCGACGCCGCTGGGCCCGGGCGCTGGACGCCGGGCTCGACCCGTCGGCCCGGGGTCGGGCCGGCCGGCCGCCGTCGACCTGGCGGGACTGGCCGTGGTGGCGGCTGGCCGCCGGAGTGCTGCTCGGCTGCGCCTGCGCGGTGAAGTGGAGCGGGCTCTACTTCGTGCCGGCCTTCGCGCTGCTGGTGATCTTCTGGGAGGTCGGCGTCCGCCGGTCGGCCGGCGTCCGCCACCCGTGGCGGGACGCCCTGCTCGACGAGCTCCCCTGGCTGCTGCTGGCCGGGGTGCTGATGGTCGGCACCTACCTGGCCACCTGGTCGGGCTGGCTGCTCAGCGACGACGGCTACTACCGCCTGGCCAGCCGCTACCCGAACACGCCGGGGCTGAGCGACGCCCCGGTCATCGGGCCGCTGATCAACCTCTGGGAATACCACCGGGCGGCGTACGGCTTCCACGCCCAACTCGACGACCCGCACAAGTACCAGTCCTGGCCGTGGCAGTGGCTGCTGCTCGGCCGGCCGGTCGCCTTCTACTGGGCCGGTGACGGCAACTGCGGCGCGCCGCAGTGCGCCTCGGAGGTCCTGCTGCTCGGCACCCCGCTGCTGTGGTGGTCGTTCCTGCCCGCGCTGGCGGCGACGGCCTGGCTCGGGTTGGCCCGGCGGGACTGGCGGGCCGGCGCGATCCTGCTCACCGTGGCCGCCGGGCTGCTGCCCTGGTTCTGGTTCGCTCTCGACGGCCGGACGATGTTCTCGTTCTACCTCGCGCCAGCGCTGCCGTTCCTGGTGCTGGCCGTGGTCTACGTGCTCGGCGCGATCATCTCGCCCGCGCCGGCCCCCGGCACGGCCGCTCCGCCACGGAGCGGGGAGGAGCTCTCCGACCGCCGACTGGTGGGCGGGATCGTCGCGGGGGCGTACGTGCTGCTGGTGGCCCTCTGCTTCGGCTACTTCTACCCGATCTTCGTGGGCCAGCTGATGACGTACGCGGACTGGTCCGCCCGGATGTGGCTGGACGGCCGCTGGATCTAG
- a CDS encoding class I SAM-dependent methyltransferase, producing MSREEGTVFDRAYWEERYRHSGGSGRGPNPQLVAEVGELPPGTALDAGCGEGADARWLAERGWRVTAVDIAAAALQRAREQDHTGRVDWVRADLTTWTPAAAGQHFDLVCASYVHPAGGHEGLLRRLAAAVAPGGTLLVFGHAPAESSPHAPGSHVTPEELAAGLDPERWDVLVAEVRSRPVVGHDGREVMFRDAVLRARRRP from the coding sequence GTGAGTCGGGAGGAGGGCACGGTGTTCGACCGGGCGTACTGGGAGGAGCGGTACCGGCACTCCGGCGGTTCTGGCCGGGGGCCCAACCCGCAGCTGGTGGCGGAGGTCGGGGAGCTGCCGCCCGGCACGGCGCTGGACGCGGGCTGCGGCGAGGGCGCCGACGCCCGCTGGCTGGCCGAGCGCGGCTGGCGGGTCACGGCGGTGGACATCGCCGCCGCCGCGCTCCAGCGGGCGCGGGAGCAGGACCACACCGGACGGGTCGACTGGGTGCGGGCCGACCTGACCACGTGGACCCCCGCCGCCGCCGGGCAGCACTTCGACCTGGTCTGCGCGAGCTACGTGCATCCGGCGGGAGGGCACGAGGGGCTGCTCCGCCGGCTGGCGGCGGCGGTCGCCCCGGGCGGCACGCTGCTCGTCTTCGGCCACGCCCCGGCCGAGTCGTCGCCGCACGCCCCGGGGTCGCACGTCACGCCCGAGGAGCTCGCGGCCGGCCTCGACCCCGAGCGGTGGGACGTGCTGGTCGCCGAGGTCAGGTCCCGACCGGTGGTCGGGCACGACGGCCGGGAGGTCATGTTCCGGGACGCCGTCCTCCGCGCTCGGCGGCGTCCTTGA
- a CDS encoding NAD(P)/FAD-dependent oxidoreductase: MTEQLGDGYDVVVIGGGAAGLNGALMLARARRSVVVIDSGAPRNAPADGVHGLLAREGMPPAELLERGRAEVRGYGGQVVCGEVDAVTRDGDGFLVTLADGRATRARRVLVTSGLVDELPDVPGLRDRWGRDVVHCPYCHGWEIRDRAIGVLASGPMSVHQALLFRQLSEDVTYFTHTVPPTEEQAEQLAARGIRVVRGEVASLEVVGDRLAGVRLADGPLIPREALAVASRMVARAGFLAALGLRTAEHPSGMGEHVPADAAGRTEVPGVWVAGNVTDPAAQVGAAAAAGALAGAQINGDLVAEETRQAVAARREPFSPGSEARVGELVAGDRRHGW; encoded by the coding sequence GTGACCGAGCAGCTCGGAGACGGGTACGACGTGGTGGTGATCGGTGGCGGCGCCGCCGGCCTGAACGGGGCGCTGATGCTGGCCCGGGCGCGGCGGTCGGTGGTGGTGATCGACTCGGGCGCCCCGCGCAACGCCCCGGCCGACGGGGTGCACGGGCTGCTGGCCCGGGAGGGGATGCCGCCGGCCGAGCTGCTGGAGCGCGGCCGGGCGGAGGTTCGGGGCTACGGCGGCCAGGTGGTGTGCGGCGAGGTCGACGCCGTGACCCGGGACGGCGACGGTTTCCTGGTGACGCTGGCCGACGGCCGGGCGACGCGCGCCCGCCGGGTGCTGGTGACCAGCGGGCTGGTCGACGAGCTGCCGGACGTGCCGGGGCTGCGCGACCGGTGGGGGCGGGACGTGGTGCACTGCCCCTACTGCCACGGGTGGGAGATCCGCGACCGGGCCATCGGCGTGCTGGCCAGCGGGCCGATGTCGGTGCACCAGGCGCTGCTGTTCCGCCAGTTGAGCGAGGACGTCACGTACTTCACCCACACCGTGCCGCCGACCGAGGAGCAGGCGGAGCAGCTCGCCGCCCGGGGCATCCGGGTGGTGCGCGGCGAGGTCGCGTCGCTGGAGGTGGTCGGGGACCGCCTGGCGGGGGTACGCCTGGCCGACGGCCCCCTGATCCCCCGGGAGGCGCTGGCGGTCGCCTCCCGCATGGTGGCGCGCGCCGGGTTCCTGGCCGCGCTCGGGCTGCGCACCGCGGAACACCCGTCGGGGATGGGCGAGCACGTCCCGGCCGACGCGGCCGGCCGGACCGAGGTGCCGGGGGTGTGGGTGGCGGGCAACGTCACCGACCCGGCCGCGCAGGTCGGTGCCGCCGCGGCCGCGGGCGCCCTGGCCGGGGCGCAGATCAACGGTGACCTGGTGGCCGAGGAGACCCGGCAGGCGGTCGCCGCCCGCCGGGAGCCGTTCTCACCCGGGTCCGAGGCGCGGGTGGGTGAACTGGTGGCGGGCGACCGTCGCCACGGTTGGTGA
- a CDS encoding helix-turn-helix domain-containing protein, with product MDDDLDRALDAVGPRLRTLRQQRETTLADLSAATGISVSTLSRLESGTRRPTLELLLPLAKAFGVTLDELVDAPPTGDPRVHLRPINRHGMTLLPLTRRAGGIQAYKFVIQASDRPAEPDPQTHEGYEWVYVLNGRLRLVLGDHDLVLSPGEAAEFDTRVPHWFGSADTEPVEFLSLFGRQGERAHLRARPKRQE from the coding sequence ATGGACGACGACCTGGACCGGGCCCTCGACGCGGTCGGCCCCCGGCTGCGTACGCTGCGCCAGCAGCGCGAGACCACCCTGGCCGACCTGTCGGCCGCCACGGGCATCTCGGTGAGCACCCTGTCCCGGCTGGAGTCCGGCACCCGCCGGCCCACCCTCGAACTGCTGCTCCCCCTGGCCAAGGCCTTCGGCGTCACCCTCGACGAACTCGTCGACGCGCCGCCCACCGGGGATCCGCGGGTCCACCTGCGGCCGATCAACCGGCACGGGATGACCCTGCTGCCGCTGACCCGCCGGGCCGGCGGCATCCAGGCGTACAAGTTCGTCATCCAGGCCAGCGACCGGCCCGCCGAGCCCGATCCGCAGACCCACGAGGGCTACGAGTGGGTCTACGTGCTCAACGGGCGGCTGCGGCTCGTCCTCGGCGACCACGACCTGGTGCTGTCGCCCGGCGAGGCCGCCGAGTTCGACACCCGGGTGCCGCACTGGTTCGGCTCGGCCGACACCGAACCGGTCGAGTTCCTCAGCCTCTTCGGCCGGCAGGGCGAACGCGCCCACCTCCGGGCTCGCCCGAAGCGCCAGGAATGA
- a CDS encoding TDT family transporter, whose translation MNTLLRRSAAVGRPAPLSALAHPRDVFAHLGPNWFASVMGTGIVATAAAGLPVRLPGLRFAATLVWIAAALLLLALVAGWAVHLRRHRNVAFGHASDPVMAQFWGAPPMALMTVGGGALLLGGALIGERAAVAVDLVLWSVGTGLGLLTAVAIPYLMITRHRIGPDAAFGGWLMPVVPPMVSAANGALLVPHLPAGQVRLDLVLACYAMFGISLVATLVILPQLWARLVHHRAGAARMVPTLWIVLGPLGQSITAAHLLGRAADGVLPEPYAAGAQLLAVLYGVPVMGFALLWLALAAAITVRTARAGLPFSLTWWSFTFPVGTLVTGVTGLAARTGSAMLTTLAVLLYGLLVAAWATVATRTVRGAWRGQLFLPPAGAFPRPGVQVLIPGASGEPGGGRVRPAGRRG comes from the coding sequence ATGAACACCCTTCTTCGCCGCTCGGCGGCTGTCGGGCGGCCTGCACCGTTGTCCGCGCTGGCGCATCCGCGGGACGTGTTCGCGCACCTCGGGCCCAACTGGTTCGCCTCGGTGATGGGCACCGGGATCGTGGCCACTGCCGCCGCCGGCCTGCCGGTGCGCCTGCCGGGCCTCCGGTTCGCGGCGACCCTCGTCTGGATCGCGGCGGCGCTGCTGTTGCTGGCGCTGGTCGCCGGGTGGGCGGTGCATCTGCGCCGGCATCGGAACGTGGCGTTCGGGCACGCGTCCGACCCGGTCATGGCGCAGTTCTGGGGTGCACCGCCGATGGCGCTGATGACCGTCGGCGGCGGTGCGCTGCTGCTGGGCGGTGCACTGATCGGCGAACGGGCTGCCGTCGCGGTCGACCTCGTCCTGTGGAGCGTCGGGACCGGGCTGGGTCTGCTGACCGCGGTGGCGATCCCGTACCTGATGATCACGCGGCATCGGATCGGGCCGGACGCCGCGTTCGGCGGCTGGCTGATGCCGGTGGTGCCGCCGATGGTCTCGGCCGCCAACGGCGCGCTGCTCGTGCCGCACCTGCCGGCCGGCCAGGTCCGGCTCGACCTGGTCCTCGCCTGCTACGCGATGTTCGGCATCAGCCTGGTCGCCACCCTCGTCATCCTTCCGCAGCTCTGGGCCCGGTTGGTCCACCACCGGGCCGGCGCCGCGCGGATGGTGCCCACGCTGTGGATCGTGCTGGGTCCGCTCGGCCAGTCGATCACCGCCGCGCACCTGCTCGGCCGGGCCGCCGACGGGGTGCTGCCCGAACCGTACGCGGCCGGCGCGCAGCTGCTCGCCGTGCTCTACGGCGTACCGGTGATGGGTTTCGCCCTGCTCTGGTTGGCCCTGGCGGCCGCGATCACCGTGCGCACGGCGCGCGCCGGGCTGCCGTTCTCGCTCACCTGGTGGAGCTTCACCTTCCCGGTCGGCACCCTGGTCACCGGTGTGACCGGCCTGGCCGCCCGGACCGGCTCGGCCATGCTGACCACCCTCGCCGTGCTGCTGTACGGGCTGCTGGTCGCCGCCTGGGCGACGGTCGCGACGCGCACCGTCCGCGGCGCCTGGCGCGGGCAACTCTTCCTTCCACCCGCCGGTGCGTTCCCCCGGCCCGGCGTCCAGGTGCTCATTCCTGGCGCTTCGGGCGAGCCCGGAGGTGGGCGCGTTCGCCCTGCCGGCCGAAGAGGCTGA